A window of Juglans regia cultivar Chandler chromosome 7, Walnut 2.0, whole genome shotgun sequence contains these coding sequences:
- the LOC109020034 gene encoding ankyrin repeat-containing protein At5g02620-like, with amino-acid sequence MIMERQSSFKGATMEKQQSFREVDEKKAHPRGAMEKQLSFRGVMEKQKSFRGFMEKQKSFRIVMEKQLSFIGGERKKGKDSPGKRGDLPFHLAARAGNLSRVREILQTCDGNEAKELLAKQNQEGETALYVAAENGHALVAGEMLKHLDLQTASIAARNGYDPFHVATKQGHLEVLKELLHVFPNLAMTTDLSNLTALHTAAIQGHIDVVNLLLETDSNLVKIARNNGKTVLHSAARMGHLEVVKSLLNKDPSTGFRTDKKGQTALHMAVKGQNEEIVLELIKPDSSVLSLEDNKGNTALHIATSKGRIQNVRCLLSVEGIDINVMNKTGETPLDIAEKYGTPELVSVLREAGATNSKDQGKTPSAAKQLKQTVSDIKHDVRTQLQQTHQTGVRVQKIARRLEKLHISGLNNAINSATVVAVLIATVAFAAIFTVPGQYVEEKTEGTSLGQAHIAKKAAFLLFFVFDSLALFISLAVVVVQTSVVVIERKAKRQLVFVINKLMWLACLFISAAFISLTYVVVGLHGQWLAVCTTVIGCTIMLTTIGSMCYCVILHRMEEKKLRNIRKTESRSYSLSISRASDTEILNSEYKRMYAL; translated from the exons ATGATCATGGAGAGGCAGAGTAGCTTTAAGGGTGCTACAATGGAGAAACAACAGAGTTTTCGCGAGGTAGATGAAAAGAAGGCTCATCCTCGTGGGGCAATGGAAAAACAGCTGAGTTTTCGAGGGGTTATGGAGAAGCAGAAGAGTTTTCGAGGATTTATGGAGAAACAGAAAAGCTTTCGGATAGTGATGGAGAAGCAGTTGAGTTTCATAGGTGGTGAGAGGAAGAAGGGCAAGGACTCACCGGGAAAAAGGGGCGACTTGCCCTTCCATTTGGCGGCTCGGGCAGGGAATTTAAGTAGAGTGAGAGAGATCCTTCAGACTTGTGACGGTAATGAGGCAAAGGAATTGTTGGCAAAGCAGAACCAAGAGGGGGAAACTGCCCTTTATGTTGCGGCAGAGAATGGGCATGCTTTGGTTGCTGGCGAGATGTTGAAACATTTGGACCTGCAAACTGCATCTATTGCTGCAAGGAACGGCTATGATCCATTCCATGTTGCCACGAAGCAGGGCCATCTTG AGGTGTTGAAGGAACTTTTGCATGTGTTCCCCAACTTGGCCATGACTACAGATCTCTCCAATTTAACTGCCTTACACACAGCTGCTATTCAGGGGCACATTGATGTAGTCAACCTTCTTTTGGAAACAGACTCCAACCTCGTTAAGATTGCCAGGAACAACGGCAAGACTGTTCTTCATTCGGCAGCAAGGATGGGGCACTTGGAGGTTGTGAAGTCCCTGCTAAACAAAGACCCAAGCACTGGTTTTAGGACTGATAAAAAAGGCCAAACTGCATTGCACATGGCTGTGAAAGGGCAAAACGAAGAGATTGTGCTGGAATTGATAAAACCTGATTCATCAGTTTTGAGTCTGGAGGATAATAAGGGAAACACAGCTTTGCATATTGCCACAAGTAAGGGCCGTATTCAG AATGTACGTTGTTTGTTATCAGTTGAGGGTATAGACATCAATGTAATGAACAAGACTGGAGAGACCCCGCTTGACATCGCAGAAAAATATGGAACTCCAGAGCTCGTGTCTGTTTTAAGGGAAGCAGGGGCCACCAATTCTAAAGACCAAGGAAAAACTCCGAGTGCAGCAAAGCAACTTAAGCAGACAGTCAGTGACATAAAACATGATGTCCGAACACAACTTCAACAGACACATCAAACTGGTGTCAGGGTCCAAAAAATTGCAAGGAGGCTAGAAAAGCTTCACATCAGTGGCCTCAACAATGCTATAAACTCTGCAACTGTAGTTGCTGTTCTCATAGCTACCGTTGCTTTTGCAGCCATCTTTACTGTACCTGGCCAGTACGTTGAGGAGAAAACAGAGGGGACTTCGCTTGGACAGGCCCATATAGCAAAAAAAGCGGCTTTCCTACTCTTCTTTGTGTTTGATAGCCTGGCATTATTTATTTCCCTGGCTGTTGTTGTAGTCCAAACATCTGTGGTTGTGATAGAACGGAAGGCGAAGAGGCAGCTTGTGTTTGTGATTAACAAACTAATGTGGCTGGCTTGTCTCTTCATTTCAGCTGCCTTTATTTCTCTGACATACGTGGTGGTGGGCTTGCATGGCCAATGGCTTGCTGTGTGCACTACAGTAATAGGTTGCACAATCATGCTTACTACCATTGGCTCCATGTGCTATTGTGTCATTTTACATAgaatggaggagaagaaattgaGGAACATAAGGAAAACTGAGAGCCGATCATATTCTTTGTCTATTTCTAGGGCCTCGGATACTGAAATTTTGAACAGTGAATATAAGAGGATGTATGCACTCTGA